Proteins encoded by one window of Cupriavidus sp. EM10:
- the pdxA gene encoding 4-hydroxythreonine-4-phosphate dehydrogenase PdxA, giving the protein MPDPAPAPLALAITTGEPAGIGPDITIGALLQLGGAANGMGHGAYRFHVIGDARLLAARAQALGVVHAWQRRLADGDVVVEDVALGVACEPGHLDARNGRHVLALLDVAIDGLQAGRFAAMVTAPVQKSTINDAGVPFTGHTEYLAERAAVPRVVMMLAGPQPAHDNAMLRVALATTHLPLRAVPDALTVPMLQETLKIVDHDLRRHFGIARPRILVTGLNPHAGESGHMGHEEIDVIAPALALARDADIDARGPYPADTLFQPRHLRDADCVLAMYHDQGLAPLKYGTFGHGVNITLGLPFIRTSVDHGTALDLAGTGRAEHGSMIEAIRCAITMAGHASGRHGNGASANGRH; this is encoded by the coding sequence ATGCCCGACCCTGCACCCGCGCCCCTGGCGCTTGCCATTACCACCGGAGAGCCTGCCGGCATCGGTCCCGACATCACGATCGGCGCCTTGCTGCAGCTTGGCGGCGCGGCCAACGGCATGGGCCATGGCGCGTACCGGTTCCATGTGATCGGCGACGCGCGCCTGCTGGCGGCGCGTGCCCAGGCGCTGGGCGTGGTGCATGCGTGGCAGCGGCGGCTGGCCGATGGCGATGTGGTGGTCGAGGATGTCGCGCTGGGCGTGGCCTGCGAGCCCGGCCACCTCGATGCCCGCAACGGCCGCCATGTCCTGGCGCTGCTCGACGTCGCCATCGACGGCCTGCAGGCCGGGCGCTTTGCCGCCATGGTTACCGCGCCGGTGCAGAAAAGCACGATCAACGACGCGGGCGTGCCGTTCACGGGGCATACCGAATACCTGGCCGAACGCGCCGCCGTGCCGCGCGTGGTGATGATGCTGGCCGGCCCGCAGCCCGCGCATGACAATGCCATGCTGCGCGTGGCGCTGGCCACCACCCACCTGCCGTTGCGCGCCGTGCCCGACGCGCTGACGGTACCGATGCTGCAGGAAACGCTGAAGATCGTCGACCACGACCTGCGGCGCCACTTCGGCATCGCCCGCCCGCGGATCCTCGTGACTGGCCTCAACCCGCATGCGGGGGAATCGGGGCACATGGGTCACGAGGAAATCGACGTCATCGCGCCGGCGCTGGCCCTGGCCCGCGATGCCGATATCGATGCGCGCGGCCCCTATCCCGCCGACACGCTGTTCCAGCCGCGCCACCTGCGCGACGCCGACTGCGTGCTGGCGATGTACCATGACCAGGGCCTGGCGCCGCTCAAGTACGGCACCTTCGGCCACGGCGTGAATATCACGCTGGGCCTGCCCTTTATCCGCACATCGGTGGATCATGGCACCGCGCTCGACCTGGCCGGCACCGGCCGGGCCGAGCACGGCAGCATGATCGAGGCCATCCGGTGTGCCATTACCATGGCCGGCCACGCCAGCGGACGCCACGGCAACGGCGCGTCCGCCAACGGCCGGCACTGA
- the rsmA gene encoding 16S rRNA (adenine(1518)-N(6)/adenine(1519)-N(6))-dimethyltransferase RsmA — protein MRPNVHQGHVARKRFGQNFLVDDGIIYGIVNAIDPQPDDVVVEIGPGLGALTNPLLERLPSMQVVELDRDLVERLRNRYNDRLTVHAGDALAFDFGKLKEAGRALRIVGNLPYNISSPLLFHLMDFADDVRDQHFMLQKEVVERMVAEPGSKAFGRLSIMLQVRYHMEHVLDVPPASFNPPPKVDSAVVRMIPWPRAEDGTLRSPYPACDPNVLGDVVTAAFSQRRKVLRNTLSFLRDQVDFEALRFDLGRRAEEVPVAEYVELARIVGSSAVPPARGAA, from the coding sequence ATGCGTCCAAACGTGCATCAGGGCCATGTGGCCCGCAAACGATTCGGCCAGAATTTCCTGGTCGATGACGGCATCATCTACGGCATCGTCAACGCGATCGACCCGCAGCCGGACGACGTCGTCGTCGAGATCGGACCGGGCCTGGGTGCGCTGACCAACCCGCTGCTCGAACGCCTCCCCAGCATGCAGGTCGTGGAGCTCGACCGCGATCTCGTGGAGCGCCTGCGCAACCGTTACAACGACCGCCTGACCGTGCATGCCGGCGACGCGCTGGCGTTCGACTTCGGCAAGCTCAAGGAGGCCGGCCGCGCGCTGCGCATCGTGGGCAACCTGCCGTACAACATCTCGAGCCCGCTGCTGTTCCACCTGATGGATTTCGCCGACGACGTGCGCGACCAGCACTTCATGCTGCAGAAGGAAGTGGTGGAGCGCATGGTGGCCGAGCCGGGCAGCAAGGCGTTTGGCCGGTTGTCGATCATGCTGCAGGTGCGCTATCACATGGAACACGTGCTCGACGTGCCGCCGGCATCGTTCAACCCGCCGCCCAAGGTCGATTCGGCCGTGGTCCGCATGATTCCCTGGCCGCGTGCCGAGGACGGTACGCTGCGCTCGCCGTATCCCGCGTGCGACCCGAACGTGCTCGGCGATGTGGTGACGGCCGCGTTTTCGCAGCGCCGCAAGGTACTGCGCAACACGCTGTCGTTCCTGCGCGACCAGGTGGATTTCGAGGCGCTCCGCTTCGACCTGGGCCGCCGCGCCGAGGAAGTGCCGGTGGCCGAATATGTCGAGCTGGCCCGCATCGTCGGCAGCAGCGCCGTGCCGCCGGCGCGTGGTGCGGCCTGA
- the trpS gene encoding tryptophan--tRNA ligase — MTEQTKTDPRPVILTGDRPTGPLHLGHYVGSLQSRVALQETHKQYVLLADTQAMTDNAHDPDKVRRNVLEVALDYLAVGIDPAKTTITVQSHLPALAELTLMYLNFVTVSRLERNPTIKEEIVARGFGRDIPAGFLCYPASQAADITGFKAVLVPVGEDQAPLIEQTNEIVRRINHQVGRDVLPEAAALIPKHGRLPGVDGKAKMSKSQGNAIPLGASPDQIREAVHKMYTDPNHLKVSDPGQVEGNVVFTYLDAFDPNVEEVQALKDHYQRGGLGDMVLKRRVEGILQEMLRPIRERREQLAQDPGYVFDILRKGTETARELTQQTLDEVRSAVGMFSFPK; from the coding sequence ATGACCGAACAGACCAAGACCGATCCGCGTCCCGTCATCCTGACTGGCGACCGTCCCACCGGCCCGCTGCACCTGGGCCACTACGTCGGCTCGCTGCAAAGCCGCGTGGCCCTGCAGGAAACGCACAAGCAGTACGTGCTGCTGGCCGATACCCAGGCCATGACCGACAACGCACATGACCCGGACAAGGTCCGCCGCAACGTGCTGGAGGTGGCGCTGGACTATCTGGCCGTGGGCATCGACCCGGCCAAGACCACGATCACGGTGCAGTCGCACCTGCCGGCGCTGGCCGAGCTGACGCTGATGTACCTGAACTTCGTCACGGTATCGCGCCTGGAGCGCAATCCGACGATCAAGGAAGAAATCGTGGCGCGCGGCTTTGGCCGTGATATCCCGGCCGGCTTCCTGTGCTACCCGGCCTCGCAGGCCGCCGACATCACCGGTTTCAAGGCCGTGCTGGTGCCGGTGGGCGAGGACCAGGCGCCGCTGATCGAGCAGACCAACGAGATCGTGCGCCGCATCAACCATCAGGTTGGCCGCGACGTCCTGCCGGAAGCCGCCGCGCTGATCCCCAAGCACGGCCGCCTGCCTGGCGTCGACGGCAAGGCCAAGATGAGCAAGTCGCAGGGCAACGCGATTCCGCTTGGCGCATCGCCGGACCAGATCCGCGAGGCCGTGCACAAGATGTACACCGACCCGAATCACCTGAAGGTGTCCGATCCGGGTCAGGTGGAAGGCAACGTCGTGTTCACGTACCTGGATGCATTCGATCCGAACGTGGAAGAAGTGCAGGCGCTGAAGGACCACTACCAGCGCGGCGGCCTGGGCGACATGGTGCTCAAGCGCCGTGTGGAAGGCATCCTGCAGGAAATGCTGCGCCCGATCCGCGAGCGCCGCGAGCAACTGGCGCAGGATCCGGGCTATGTGTTCGACATCCTCAGGAAGGGCACAGAAACCGCCCGCGAACTGACCCAGCAGACGCTGGACGAAGTGCGCAGCGCGGTGGGCATGTTCTCGTTCCCGAAGTAA